One stretch of Chitinophaga pendula DNA includes these proteins:
- the traK gene encoding conjugative transposon protein TraK, translated as MKNIDTAFRHIRSFTLVVIIGCVLICCFALYKSFSLVSQMQSKIYILANGKALEAYASERKDNIPVEAKDHVKTFHKLFFTLDPDDKAITANITKALYLADGSAKRAYDDLKENGYYAGLISGNVNQTIVVDSVAVDINEYPYKFRCYATQSIVRPTSITTRSLVTDGALRNVSRSDNNPHGFLIERWNTIDNRDLKTVSRRQ; from the coding sequence ATGAAAAATATTGATACAGCATTCCGGCACATCAGGAGCTTTACGCTGGTGGTGATCATCGGCTGTGTATTGATCTGCTGTTTTGCATTGTACAAAAGTTTCAGTCTGGTATCGCAGATGCAAAGCAAAATATACATTCTTGCCAACGGCAAAGCACTGGAAGCCTACGCATCGGAACGAAAAGATAATATACCTGTTGAGGCAAAGGATCACGTCAAAACATTTCACAAGCTGTTCTTCACACTTGACCCTGACGACAAAGCCATTACTGCAAATATTACCAAAGCATTGTATCTGGCCGATGGAAGTGCGAAACGTGCTTACGATGATCTGAAAGAGAACGGCTACTACGCCGGGCTTATTTCCGGCAACGTCAATCAGACTATTGTGGTGGATAGCGTGGCAGTAGATATAAACGAATATCCCTACAAATTCCGGTGTTACGCTACACAAAGCATTGTACGCCCTACCAGCATTACAACCCGCAGCCTGGTAACCGATGGGGCGTTGCGAAATGTATCACGCAGTGACAATAACCCGCATGGCTTTCTCATCGAACGATGGAATACGATTGACAACAGGGATTTAAAAACAGTAAGCAGACGACAATAA
- the traM gene encoding conjugative transposon protein TraM codes for MEKQVKTPKMIRQRRFLLVLPLLALPFMTMIFWALGGGKIEKVEAQAAVKKGFNINLPDANLKDDKPMDKMSYYDQAQLDSIKFLELVKNDPNYKNIGLADTDEYLSGKEDTFQLPADERGLNTSLYGRRGGNDPHTDKIYRKLAELDREMSKPVPASMEDDPYDMYQRTPGRGNNSATVNSSDVDRLEQMMNMMNQPSGEDPEMKQLNGMLDKILDVQYPERVQEKLKQTSQANKGQVFAVSSKTKENNITLLNADLPAGGSTNGFYSFTGATAIEDSQNAIQAVIHETQTIVDGSTVKLRLVNDVFINGVRIPKDNFIYGIASLRGERLSIKITSVRYNNSLFPVELAVYDMDGLDGIYIPGAITRDVAKQSADRSMQTIGLTSLDPSWGAQAASAGIEAAKTLFSKKVKLIKVTVKAGYQVLLRDEKQKQSN; via the coding sequence ATGGAAAAGCAAGTGAAAACTCCGAAAATGATCAGGCAGCGCAGGTTCTTACTGGTATTACCGCTGCTCGCATTGCCTTTTATGACCATGATATTCTGGGCGCTTGGCGGTGGCAAGATTGAAAAAGTAGAAGCGCAGGCAGCAGTAAAAAAAGGCTTCAACATTAATCTGCCGGATGCTAACCTGAAAGATGACAAGCCGATGGATAAAATGAGTTACTACGATCAGGCGCAACTGGATTCAATCAAATTTCTTGAACTGGTTAAGAATGATCCCAACTACAAGAACATTGGATTAGCAGATACGGATGAATACCTGTCAGGGAAAGAAGACACATTTCAACTACCTGCCGATGAAAGAGGGCTGAACACTTCTCTTTACGGTAGACGTGGGGGTAATGATCCCCATACGGACAAGATATATCGAAAGCTGGCAGAGCTTGACAGGGAGATGAGCAAGCCTGTACCTGCTTCTATGGAAGATGATCCTTATGATATGTATCAACGCACTCCCGGCAGAGGTAATAATAGTGCAACCGTTAATTCATCAGACGTGGACAGGCTGGAGCAAATGATGAACATGATGAATCAACCTTCTGGCGAAGATCCGGAAATGAAGCAACTGAATGGAATGCTGGATAAGATACTTGATGTGCAATATCCTGAACGTGTACAGGAAAAATTGAAGCAGACCTCCCAGGCAAACAAAGGGCAGGTATTCGCAGTATCGTCAAAAACAAAAGAAAACAACATCACATTGCTCAACGCCGACCTGCCTGCGGGTGGTTCAACAAATGGCTTCTATTCGTTCACTGGTGCAACAGCTATCGAAGATTCACAGAACGCCATACAAGCGGTCATACACGAAACGCAGACTATCGTTGATGGTTCCACCGTCAAATTGCGATTGGTAAATGATGTATTCATTAACGGGGTTCGTATTCCTAAAGACAACTTTATATATGGTATCGCTTCGCTCCGTGGTGAAAGATTAAGTATCAAGATTACCAGTGTGCGGTATAATAATTCATTGTTTCCAGTTGAATTAGCGGTGTACGATATGGACGGACTGGATGGCATATACATTCCCGGTGCAATTACCAGGGATGTTGCAAAGCAGTCCGCAGACCGGTCTATGCAAACCATCGGCTTGACTTCACTTGACCCTTCGTGGGGAGCGCAGGCTGCAAGCGCAGGTATAGAAGCTGCAAAGACTTTGTTCAGCAAAAAAGTCAAGCTGATTAAAGTAACTGTAAAAGCAGGCTACCAAGTGCTTTTACGTGACGAAAAGCAAAAACAATCCAATTAA
- the traN gene encoding conjugative transposon protein TraN gives MKKISAVMVMGIFLLITTFKAQAQTNTAWQTKAIESYHVAIAFSKTTNIIFPYSIVSVDIGSRDVLAQKAKGVENILQIKAAKDSFPQTNISIITADGKLTSFLVDYAEQPTILNISLVGLTKQNTISIPSESINQEQMENYASMAFESKKKIRGIKDETFGIRLKLNGLFIHDDIMLMRFNIANETNINYDIDQLRLYIRDQKKSKRTATQEIEIVPVLVHNNTTQVIGQSDTTIVFIVPKFTIPDKKYLAVQMMEKNGGRHLELHIKNKKIVKAAPIN, from the coding sequence ATGAAAAAGATCAGTGCAGTAATGGTAATGGGAATTTTCCTGCTTATTACAACTTTCAAAGCGCAGGCGCAAACAAATACAGCCTGGCAAACAAAAGCAATTGAATCATATCATGTGGCAATTGCTTTCTCCAAAACAACCAACATTATCTTTCCCTATTCTATTGTCAGTGTAGATATAGGAAGCAGGGATGTGTTGGCTCAAAAAGCGAAGGGAGTAGAAAATATCTTGCAGATAAAAGCCGCAAAAGATAGCTTTCCTCAAACCAATATCAGCATCATTACTGCTGACGGAAAGCTCACATCCTTTCTGGTTGATTACGCCGAACAGCCTACTATACTCAATATTTCATTAGTGGGTCTGACAAAGCAAAACACCATCTCTATTCCTTCAGAAAGTATCAACCAGGAACAAATGGAGAATTACGCTTCAATGGCTTTTGAATCGAAGAAAAAGATACGGGGTATAAAGGATGAAACTTTCGGCATTCGTCTTAAACTGAACGGCCTGTTTATCCATGATGACATTATGCTGATGCGCTTCAATATTGCCAATGAAACAAATATCAACTATGATATTGACCAGCTCAGGCTTTACATCCGTGACCAAAAGAAAAGCAAAAGAACTGCTACGCAGGAGATAGAAATAGTACCCGTACTTGTACATAACAATACGACCCAAGTAATCGGGCAGTCAGATACTACCATCGTTTTTATTGTACCCAAATTTACTATTCCTGATAAGAAATACCTCGCAGTTCAAATGATGGAGAAGAACGGAGGCAGGCACCTGGAACTGCATATAAAGAACAAGAAAATTGTAAAGGCAGCTCCGATTAATTAA
- a CDS encoding recombinase family protein: MKIADLYIRVSTDEQADKGYSQRDQEERLRRYCNINNIQIRKVIFEDHSAKTFRRPAWQNLLIDLRKQRGNSDLILFTKWDRFSRNAGDAYQMISLLRHLGVEPQAVEQPLDLSIPENKMMLAFYLAAPEVENDRRALNVFNGMRRAKKEGRWMGTAPIGYVNRITEDGKKYIAPKDQDAKIMKWAFEEIFRNKLNTEQIWKQARERGLKCSKNNFWVAIRNPIYCGLIFVPQHKDEQSQLVQGQHEPIITASLFFDVQDVLDGRKRKAVSKKVIAQDDIPLRGYLICPNCGRFLTGSASKGRNKYYHYYHCSSECGVRYKADDANKLMIEAIGNEVHNVPQLKLFQEIITATFMDVNRVEKVDQKRLVAQLDQIKHRLSKARELLLRGEIEGEDYRTIKSEANERMTDIEVKLQTSISFSDNMELLWDLPISKLSHLEELFQNGTVIQKRKIVSTLFPDNLTFNGEKLHRTTVSTAISLLTKSRKSPQEIEAKSNENYQAESVHLHRKHAVAVLRNRM, translated from the coding sequence ATGAAAATTGCAGACCTTTATATCAGGGTGAGTACAGACGAGCAGGCAGATAAAGGCTATTCCCAACGGGATCAGGAAGAAAGGCTGCGTAGGTATTGTAATATCAACAACATTCAAATACGCAAGGTCATTTTTGAAGACCATTCCGCAAAGACCTTCAGGCGACCTGCCTGGCAGAACCTGCTGATAGATTTGCGTAAGCAAAGGGGAAATTCAGACCTAATTCTTTTTACAAAGTGGGATAGGTTTAGCCGGAATGCCGGGGATGCTTATCAAATGATCAGCCTTCTAAGGCATCTCGGAGTAGAGCCGCAGGCAGTAGAACAGCCATTGGATTTATCTATCCCTGAAAATAAAATGATGCTGGCTTTTTACCTCGCAGCACCAGAGGTAGAGAATGACCGCAGGGCATTAAATGTATTTAATGGAATGCGCCGTGCTAAAAAGGAAGGGCGCTGGATGGGCACGGCTCCGATTGGTTATGTAAACAGAATTACTGAAGATGGCAAGAAATATATTGCGCCGAAAGATCAGGATGCTAAAATCATGAAATGGGCATTTGAAGAAATCTTTCGCAACAAACTGAACACAGAACAAATCTGGAAACAAGCCAGGGAAAGAGGATTGAAATGTAGCAAGAATAATTTTTGGGTAGCGATAAGGAACCCTATTTATTGCGGATTAATTTTCGTTCCTCAGCACAAAGATGAACAAAGCCAACTTGTACAGGGGCAACATGAACCAATTATTACCGCTTCACTATTCTTTGATGTGCAGGATGTGCTGGACGGCAGAAAGAGAAAAGCAGTAAGTAAAAAGGTAATTGCACAGGATGACATTCCATTAAGAGGTTATTTGATTTGCCCTAACTGTGGAAGGTTTTTGACCGGCAGTGCTTCAAAAGGAAGAAACAAATACTATCACTACTATCATTGCAGTTCCGAATGCGGTGTACGTTATAAAGCAGATGACGCAAACAAGTTAATGATAGAAGCCATCGGGAATGAAGTCCACAATGTTCCGCAACTTAAACTGTTTCAGGAAATTATTACAGCTACTTTCATGGATGTAAACCGTGTTGAGAAGGTAGATCAGAAACGTTTGGTGGCTCAACTGGATCAGATAAAGCACCGGCTCTCAAAGGCTCGTGAATTATTGCTGCGTGGAGAAATTGAAGGCGAAGACTATCGTACCATTAAGTCAGAAGCCAATGAAAGAATGACTGATATTGAAGTAAAGCTACAAACATCCATTTCATTTTCAGACAATATGGAATTACTATGGGATCTTCCTATTTCCAAATTGTCGCATTTAGAAGAGTTGTTTCAAAATGGAACTGTTATACAAAAAAGAAAAATCGTAAGTACACTGTTTCCCGATAACCTGACGTTCAACGGTGAAAAACTTCATCGCACAACAGTGAGTACAGCTATCAGCTTATTGACTAAAAGCAGAAAATCTCCACAGGAAATAGAGGCAAAAAGTAATGAGAACTATCAGGCTGAAAGTGTCCATCTGCACCGCAAACATGCTGTAGCCGTACTACGAAATAGGATGTAG
- a CDS encoding Fic family protein yields the protein MATPRERLVESLKFLKELQDNGVVGIHTDEMPNRKYREILLKNGFIREVTKGWYITTDPAEKEGETTSWYSSYWEFIVKFLNHKFGDDWCLSADQSLLIHAGNSAVPQQLMIRSPQGNNNPTPLPHNTSLFNLRTGIPPADQTIVTNGIRMYNLPAALVYSSPSIYTRNAIDARTALTLIRDASEVLPILLENGHTTFAGRLAGAFRNINRDKIADQIVDTVKQADYDIREEDPFETKLNLNLSSRERSPYANRIRLMWQQMREIIISSFPKAPGIPDDSQAYLKDVDDIYITDAYHSLSIERYRVTPELIERVSSGQWNSKAHEEDRKQRDAMAARGYYQAFLQVKETITAILKGANSGKQVDKDHSKWYRQLFDPSVTAGLLKAADLAGYRNHQVYIGNSKHVPLNVDAMRDAMPVLFELLEEEPEPSVRAVLGHFIFVFIHPYMDGNGRIGRFLMNAMLASGGYPWTVIPVERRTEYMQALEQASVGQDITSFATFLAYLVNERLKGKIVAKLPDAK from the coding sequence ATGGCCACACCCCGCGAAAGATTGGTAGAATCGCTTAAATTCCTGAAAGAATTACAGGATAACGGTGTAGTCGGTATCCATACCGATGAAATGCCCAACAGGAAATACAGGGAGATACTGCTTAAAAACGGCTTTATCCGTGAGGTGACAAAGGGATGGTACATAACTACCGATCCTGCTGAAAAGGAAGGTGAAACCACGTCCTGGTACAGTTCCTATTGGGAATTTATTGTAAAGTTCCTGAATCACAAATTTGGCGATGACTGGTGCTTGTCAGCAGACCAGTCGCTGCTTATCCATGCGGGAAACAGCGCAGTACCTCAACAGTTGATGATACGTTCGCCACAAGGAAATAATAACCCTACGCCCTTACCGCATAACACGTCTCTGTTCAATTTAAGGACTGGTATTCCCCCAGCGGATCAAACCATCGTAACCAATGGAATCAGGATGTACAATCTGCCGGCTGCTTTGGTTTACAGTTCACCGAGCATTTATACAAGGAATGCCATAGATGCCCGCACAGCCCTTACGTTGATAAGAGATGCTTCGGAGGTACTACCTATCCTTTTGGAAAACGGTCACACCACATTTGCGGGAAGATTGGCAGGCGCTTTTAGAAATATTAACAGGGATAAAATAGCTGACCAGATTGTTGATACTGTTAAGCAGGCAGATTACGATATACGGGAAGAAGATCCTTTTGAAACCAAACTGAACCTTAATCTATCCTCCCGTGAACGCTCTCCCTACGCCAATCGCATCAGGCTCATGTGGCAGCAGATGCGTGAGATTATTATTTCCAGCTTTCCAAAAGCTCCCGGCATACCCGATGATTCACAAGCCTACCTGAAGGACGTTGACGACATTTACATAACAGATGCCTATCACTCCCTCTCGATAGAACGGTATCGGGTGACACCGGAACTTATCGAAAGAGTAAGCAGCGGTCAGTGGAACAGTAAGGCGCATGAGGAAGATCGCAAGCAAAGGGATGCTATGGCTGCCAGAGGCTACTACCAAGCCTTTCTGCAGGTGAAGGAAACCATCACAGCAATACTGAAGGGAGCCAATTCAGGAAAGCAGGTGGATAAAGATCACTCAAAATGGTACAGGCAACTATTCGACCCAAGCGTTACCGCCGGGCTATTAAAAGCGGCGGACCTTGCAGGGTATCGAAACCATCAGGTATATATCGGGAACTCCAAACACGTTCCTCTGAACGTGGATGCTATGAGAGATGCCATGCCCGTTCTGTTTGAACTATTGGAAGAAGAACCGGAGCCATCGGTCAGGGCAGTATTGGGTCATTTCATTTTTGTTTTTATCCATCCGTACATGGATGGTAACGGACGAATAGGACGGTTTCTGATGAATGCAATGTTGGCTTCCGGTGGATATCCGTGGACGGTTATACCTGTGGAAAGGAGAACTGAATATATGCAGGCATTGGAGCAGGCAAGTGTAGGACAGGATATAACTTCGTTTGCCACTTTCCTTGCTTATCTGGTCAACGAGCGGTTAAAAGGAAAAATAGTTGCTAAGTTGCCCGACGCTAAGTAG
- a CDS encoding recombinase family protein, producing the protein MKIADLYVRVSTDEQADKGYSQRDQEERLRKYCEINNIRVRKVILEDHSAKTFKRPAWTGLLGDLRKHKGHTDLILFTKWDRFSRNAGDAYQMISTLRRLGIEPQAVEQPLDLSIPENKMMLAFYLAAPEVENDRRALNVFHGMRRAKKEGRWMGTAPIGYANKVNENGKKYIAPKEIQGDIMKWAFEELSRGKLNTEQVWKKAKEKGLKCSKNNFWVAIRNPIYCGLIFVPKYKEEESLLAKGQHEPLISEALFYDVQDVLDGRKRILGTKVTADDSIPLRGFLICPKCGRMLTASASKGRTQYYHYYHCSSACGVRYKAKDTNDKMYDEIKKYVWPLSRLEICKDVITSTYKSKERGERDEQKDLKVQLQEVNNRVVKARELLLCGDIEGDDYRAIKSECEEKINRLEAKLKAAVNFQTTVEPLWNKAFSNIAQLETLYREGTVEVKRKIVGSMFPENLVFDGCQHRTKRLNEIINIISLIDKELKPKKNGTSRLNFDLSHMVTL; encoded by the coding sequence ATGAAAATAGCAGACCTTTATGTACGGGTAAGTACGGATGAACAGGCCGATAAAGGCTATTCGCAACGTGACCAGGAGGAACGTTTGCGGAAATACTGTGAAATCAACAATATCCGGGTTAGGAAAGTGATCTTGGAAGACCATTCGGCTAAGACTTTCAAACGACCGGCTTGGACAGGGCTACTGGGTGATTTGAGGAAACACAAAGGACATACCGACCTTATCCTGTTTACGAAATGGGACAGGTTTAGCCGTAATGCAGGAGATGCGTACCAAATGATCAGTACCCTTCGGCGGTTAGGTATCGAGCCACAGGCGGTAGAACAACCGCTTGACCTCTCCATTCCGGAAAACAAAATGATGCTGGCGTTTTACCTCGCTGCACCGGAGGTAGAGAATGATCGGAGAGCGTTAAATGTGTTTCATGGGATGCGCAGGGCTAAGAAAGAAGGACGCTGGATGGGAACTGCCCCCATTGGTTATGCCAACAAGGTTAATGAGAACGGTAAGAAATATATTGCCCCGAAAGAAATTCAGGGTGATATAATGAAGTGGGCGTTTGAAGAACTATCTCGCGGTAAGCTCAATACTGAACAGGTATGGAAAAAAGCAAAAGAAAAAGGATTAAAGTGCAGCAAGAATAACTTTTGGGTTGCCATACGAAACCCGATATACTGCGGATTGATATTTGTTCCCAAATACAAAGAAGAAGAAAGTCTCTTGGCAAAGGGGCAACATGAACCTTTGATCTCTGAAGCCCTATTCTATGATGTTCAGGATGTATTGGATGGACGCAAACGGATTTTGGGAACAAAAGTTACAGCCGATGACAGCATTCCATTGAGAGGCTTCCTGATCTGTCCAAAATGCGGAAGGATGTTGACAGCCAGTGCATCAAAAGGGAGAACACAATATTACCATTACTATCATTGCAGTTCTGCTTGTGGTGTTCGTTACAAAGCAAAAGACACGAACGATAAAATGTATGACGAGATCAAAAAATATGTTTGGCCGCTTTCAAGACTTGAAATATGCAAAGACGTAATTACGTCAACATATAAATCAAAAGAACGGGGAGAAAGAGATGAACAAAAAGATTTAAAGGTACAATTGCAGGAGGTAAACAACCGGGTTGTAAAAGCAAGAGAACTGCTTTTGTGCGGCGATATTGAAGGCGATGATTATCGGGCTATCAAATCTGAATGTGAGGAAAAGATCAATCGGCTGGAAGCAAAATTAAAGGCCGCTGTAAATTTCCAAACAACGGTAGAGCCTTTATGGAACAAGGCGTTTAGCAACATCGCACAGCTTGAAACATTGTATAGAGAAGGTACAGTAGAAGTAAAGCGAAAGATAGTTGGTTCGATGTTCCCTGAAAATCTCGTATTCGACGGTTGCCAACATCGAACCAAAAGATTGAATGAAATCATCAACATTATATCCTTAATAGACAAGGAATTGAAGCCCAAAAAAAATGGGACAAGTCGTTTGAATTTTGACTTGTCCCATATGGTGACCCTGTAG